One Leopardus geoffroyi isolate Oge1 chromosome E1, O.geoffroyi_Oge1_pat1.0, whole genome shotgun sequence genomic window, ggggggggggggggggggggggggggggggggggggggggggggggggggggggggggggggggggggggggggggggggggggggggggggggggggggggggggggggggggggggggggggggggggggggggggggggggggggggggggggggggggggggggggggggggggggggggggggggggggggggggggggggggggggggggggggggggggggggggggggggggggggggggggggggggggggggggggggggggggggggggggggggggggggggggggggggggggggggggggggggggggggggggggggggggggggggggggggggggggggggggggggggggggggggggggggggggggggggggggggggggggggggggggggggggggggggggggggggggggggggggggggggggggggggggggggggggggggggggggggggggggggggggggggggggggggggggggggggggggggggggggggggggggggggggggggggggggggggggggggggggggggggggggggggggggggggggggggggggggggggggggggggggggggggggggggggggggggggggggggggggggggggggggggggggggggggggggggggggggggggggggggggggggggggggggggggggggggggggggggggggggggggggggggggggggggggggggggggggggggggggggggggggggggggggggggggggggggggggggggggggggggggggggggggggggggggggggggggggggggggggggggggggggggggggggggggggggggggggggggggggggggggggggggggggggggggggggggggggggggggggggggggggggggggggggggggggggggggggggggggggggggggggggggggggggggggggggggggggggggggggggggggggggggggggggggggggggggggggggggggggggggggggggggggggggggggggggggggggggggggggggggggggggggggggggggggggggggggggggggggggggggggggggggggggggggggggggggggggggggggggggggggggggggggggggggggggggggggggggggggggggggggggggggggggggggggggggggggggggggggggggggggggggggggggggggggggggggggggggggggggggggggggggggggggggggggggggggggggggggggggggggggggggggggggggggggggggggggggggggggggggggggggggggggggggggggggggggggggggggggggggggggggggggggggggggggggggggggggggggggggggggggggggggggggggggggggggggggggggggggggggggggggggggggggggggggggggggggggggggggggggggggggggggggggggggggggggggggggggggggggggggggggggggggggggggggggggggggggggggggggggggggggggggggggggggggggggggggggggggggggggggggggggggggggggggggggggggggggggggggggggggggggggggggggggggggggggggggggggggggggggggggggggggggggggggggggggggggggggggggggggggggggggggggggggggggggggggggggggggggggggggggggggggggggggggggggggggggggggggggggggggggggggggggggggggggggggggggggggggggggggggggggggggggggggggggggggggggggggggggggggggggggggggggggggggggggggggggggggggggggggggggggggggggggggggggggggggggggggggggggggggggggggggggggggggggggggggggggggggggggggggggggggggggggggggggggggggggggggggggggggggggggggggggggggggggggggggggggggggggggggggggggggggggggggggggggggggggggggggggggggggggggggggggggggggggggggggggggggggggggggggggggggggggggggggggggggggggggggggggggggggggggggggggggggggggggggggggggggggggggggggggggggggggggggggggggggggggggggggggggggggggggggggggggggggggggggggggggggggggggggggggggggggggggggggggggggggggggggggggggggggggggggggggggggggggggggggggggggggggggggggggggggggggggggggggggggggggggggggggggggggggggggggggggggggggggggggggggggggggggggggggggggggggggggggggggggggggggggggggggggggggggggggggggggggggggggggggggggggggggggggggggggggggggggggggggggggggggggggggggggggggggggggggggggggggggggggggggggggggggggggggggggggggggggggggggggggggggggggggggggggggggggggggggggggggggggggggggggggggggggggggggggggggggggggggggggggggggggggggggggggggggggggggggggggggggggggggggggggggggggggggggggggggggggggggggggggggggggggggggggggggggggggggggggggggggggggggggggggggggggggggggggggggggggggggggggggggggggggggggggggggggggggggggggggggggggggggggggggggggggggggggggggggggggggggggggggggggggggggggggggggggggggggggggggggggggggggggggggggggggggggggggggggggggggggggggggggggggggggggggggggggggggggggggggggggggggggggggggggggggggggggggggggggggggggggggggggggggggggggggggggggggggggggggggggggggggggggggggggggggggggggggggggggggggggggggggggggggggggggggggggggggggggggggggggggggggggggggggggggggggggggggggggggggggggggggggggggggggggggggggggggggggggggggggggggggggggggggggggggggggggggggggggggggggggggggggggggggggggggggggggggggggggggggggggggggggggggggggggggggggggggggggggggggggggggggggggggggggggggggggggggggggggggggggggggggggggggggggggggggggggggggggggggggggggggggggggggggggggggggggggggggggggggggggggggggggggggggggggggggggggggggggggggggggggggggggggggggggggggggggggggggggggggggggggggggggggggggggggggggggggggggggggggggggggggggggggggggggggggggggggggggggggggggggggggggggggggggggggggggggggggggggggggggggggggggggggggggggggggggggggggggggggggggggggggggggggggggggggggggggggggggggggggggggggggggggggggggggggggggggggggggggggggggggggggggggggggggggggggggggggggggggggggggggggggggggggggggggggggggggggggggggggggggggggggggggggggggggggggggggggggggggggggggggggggggggggggggggggggggggggggggggggggggggggggggggggggggggggggggggggggggggggggggggggggggggggggggggggggggggggggggggggggggggggggggggggggggggggggggggggggggggggggggggggggggggggggggggggggggggggggggggggggggggggggggggggggggggggggggggggggggggggggggggggggggggggggggggggggggggggggggggggggggggggggggggggggggggggggggggggggggggggggggggggggggggggggggggggggggggggggggggggggggggggggggggggggggggggggggggggggggggggggggggggggggggggggggggggggggggggggggggggggggggggggggggggggggggggggggggggggggggggggggggggggggggggggggggggggggggggggggggggggggggggggggggggggggggggggggggggggggggggggggggggggggggggggggggggggggggggggggggggggggggggggggggggggggggggggggggggggggggggggggggggggggggggggggggggggggggggggggggggggggggggggggggggggggggggggggggggggggggggggggggggggggggggggggggggggggggggggggggggggggggggggggggggggggggggggggggggggggggggggggggggggggggggggggggggggggggggggggggggggggggggggggggggggggggggggggggggggggggggggggggggggggggggggggggggggggggggggggggggggggggggggggggggggggggggggggggggggggggggggggggggggggggggggggggggggggggggggggggggggggggggggggggggggggggggggggggggggggggggggggggggggggggggggggggggggggggggggggggggggggggggggggggggggggggggggggggggggggggggggggggggggggggggggggggggggggggggggggggggggggggggggggggggggggggggggggggggggggggggggggggggggggggggggggggggggggggggggggggggggggggggggggggggggggggggggggggggggggggggggggggggggggggggggggggggggggggggggggggggggggggggggggggggggggggggggggggggggggggggggggggggggggggggggggggggggggggggggggggggggggggggggggggggggggggggggggggggggggggggggggggggggggggggggggggggggggggggggggggggggggggggggggggggggggggggggggggggggggggggggggggggggggggggggggggggggggggggggggggggggggggggggggggggggggggggggggggggggggggggggggggggggggggggggggggggggggggggggggggggggggggggggggggggggggggggggggggggggggggggggggggggggggggggggggggggggggggggggggggggggggggggggggggggggggggggggggggggggggggggggggggggggggggggggggggggggggggggggggggggggggggggggggggggggggggggggggggggggggggggggggggggggggggggggggggggggggggggggggggggggggggggggggggggggggggggggggggggggggggggggggggggggggggggggggggggggggggggggggggggggggggggggggggggggggggggggggggggggggggggggggggggggggggggggggggggggggggggggggggggggggggggggggggggggggggggggggggggggggggggggggggggggggggggggggggggggggggggggggggggggggggggggggggggggggggggggggggggggggggggggggggggggggggggggggggggggggggggggggggggggggggggggggggggggggggggggggggggggggggggggggggggggggggggggggggggggggggggggggggggggggggggggggggggggggggggggggggggggggggggggggggggggggggggggggggggggggggggggggggggggggggggggggggggggggggggggggggggggggggggggggggggggggggggggggggggggggggggggggggggggggggggggggggggggggggggggggggggggggggggggggggggggggggggggggggggggggggggggggggggggggggggggggggggggggggggggggggggggggggggggggggggggggggggggggggggggggggggggggggggggggggggggggggggggggggggggggggggggggggggggggggggggggggggggggggggggggggggggggggggggggggggggggggggggggggggggggggggggggggggggggggggggggggggggggggggggggggggggggggggggggggggggggggggggggggggggggggggggggggggggggggggggggggggggggggggggggggggggggggggggggggggggggggggggggggggggggggggggggggggggggggggggggggggggggggggggggggggggggggggggggggggggggggggggggggggggggggggggggggggggggggggggggggggggggggggggggggggggggggggggggggggggggggggggggggggggggggggggggggggggggggggggggggggggggggggggggggggggggggggggggggggggggggggggggggggggggggggggggggggggggggggggggggggggggggggggggggggggggggggggggggggggggggggggggggggggggggggggggggggggggggggggggggggggggggggggggggggggggggggggggggggggggggggggggggggggggggggggggggggggggggggggggggggggggggg contains:
- the LOC123603149 gene encoding basic proline-rich protein-like, with the protein product PPPPPPPPPPPPPPPPPPPPPPPPPPPPPPPPPPPPPPPPPPPPPPPPPPPPPPPPPPPPPPPPPPPPPPPPPPPPPPPPPPPPPPPPPPPPPPPPPPPPPPPPPPPPPPPPPPPPPPPPPPPPPPPPPPPPPPPPPPPPPPPPPPPPPPPPPPPPPPPPPPPPPPPPPPPPPPPPPPPPPPPPPPPPPPPPPPPPPPPPPPPPPPPPPPPPPPPPPPPPPPPPPPPPPPPPPPPPPPPPPPPPPPPPPPPPPPPPPPPPPPPPPPPPPPPPPPPPPPPPPPPPPPPPPPPPPPPPPPPPPPPPPPPPPPPPPPPPPPPPPPPPPPPPPPPPPPPPPPPPPPPPPPPPPPPPPPPPPPPPPPPPPPPPPPPPPPPPPPPPPPPPPPPPPPPPPPPPPPPPPPPPPPPPPPPPPPPPPPPPPPPPPPPPPPPPPPPPPPPPPPPPPPPPPPPPPPPPPPPPPPPPPPPPPPPPPPPPPPPPPPPPPPPPPPPPPPPPPPP
- the LOC123603150 gene encoding basic proline-rich protein-like, translating into PPPPPPPPPPPPPPPPPPPPPPPPPPPPPPPPPPPPPPPPPPPPPPPPPPPPPPPPPPPPPPPPPPPPPPPPPPPPPPPPPPPPPPPPPPPPPPPPPPPPPPPPPPPPPPPPPPPPPPPPPPPPPPPPPPPPPPPPPPPPPPPPPPPPPPPPPPPPPPPPPPPPPPPPPPPPPPPPPPPPPPPPPPPPPPPPPPPPPPPPPPPPPPPPPPPPPPPPPPPPPPPPPPPPPPPPPPPPPPPPPPPPPPPPPPPPPPPPPPPPPPPPPPPPPPPPPPPPPPPPPPPPPPPPPPPPPPPPPPPPPPPPPPPPPPPPPPPPPPPPPPPPPPPPPPPPPPPPPPPPPPPPPPPPPPPPPPPPPPPPPPPPPPPPPPPPPPPPPPPPPPPPPPPPPPPPPPPPPPPPPPPPPPPPPPPPPPPPPPPPPPPPPPPPPPPPPPPPPPPPPPPPPPPPPPPPPPPPPPPPPPPPPPPPPPPPPPPPPPPPPPPPPPPPPPPPPPPPPP